A segment of the Chryseobacterium scophthalmum genome:
AATTTTTGAGACTTTTGGCAACAAACAGGATCTTATTGATAAAGAAGTTGATCTTTTCTTCACTTTCGGAGGCGATGGAACCATTGTAAACTCTTTAACTTTCATTGAAGATCTTGAAATCCCTGTTGTAGGTGTCAACACCGGAAGACTTGGATTTTTGGCAAGTTTCACCAAAGAAGAAGCCTTTAAAGAACTCGATTCTATTTTAAAAGGCGATGTAAAAACCAGCCGAAGATCTGTAATAGAAGTTGTTTCGCCAAAATCTGACGAGTTTTTTCCGTATGCTTTAAATGATGTAACGGTTTCCAGAAAAGAAACGACATCAATGGTAACGGTAGATTCTTATATTAATGATGAATTTTTAAATGTTTTTTGGGGTGATGGTGTTATTGTTTCTACGCCGACAGGTTCTACAGCTTATTCATTAAGTTGCGGCGGACCGATTATTTCTCCAAACAACGAAAATTTTGTTATTACACCAATTGCTCCGCATAATTTAAATGTAAGACCTTTGGTTGTTAATGATAAAGTAGAAATTAAATTTAAAGTGGAAAGCAGAGTTCCGCAATATTCTCTTTCATTAGATTCAAGATTAATTCATATCGAAACCGATAAAGAAATTATAATCAAAAAGGCGAGCTTCCAGCTATTATTGGTGCAGCCCAACAATTTAAGTTTCTACGAAACCATCCGTCAGAAGCTACTTTGGGGACGCGATAAAAGAAATTAGTAATTTCTTAAAATTGATTACCTTTACAAGAATTTTCAAAAAATATCCTAATATTATTATAATAAAGTAAAACATGAGCAGAATTTTCCCGGCAGGAGTTGCCACAGGTCAGTTAGTTACAGATATTTTTCAATATGCTAAAGAAAACAAATTTGCATTACCTGCAGTGAACGTAATCGGTTCTAGCAACGTAAACGCAGTAATGGAAACTGCAGCAAAATTAAATTCACCTGTTATCATTCAGTTTTCTAACGGTGGAGCAGCTTTTAACGCTGGAAAAGGACTTAGCAATGACGCTCAGAAATCAGCTATTTTAGGTGGTATCGCAGGAGCTAGACATATTCATACCCTTGCTGAAGCTTACGGAGCAACAGTAATTTTACATACAGATCACGCCGCAAAAAAATTGTTGCCTTGGATCGATGGTTTAATGGATGCAAACGAAGAATTCTTCAAGCAGACAGGAAAATCTCTTTACTCTTCTCACATGCTTGATCTTTCTGAAGAATCTTTAGAAGAAAACCTTGAGATTTCTGCTCAATATTTCGAAAGAATGGCAAAAATGCAGATGACTCTAGAGGTTGAGATCGGGGTTACAGGAGGTGAAGAAGACGGTGTAGACAATTCTAGTGTAGACAACTCTTTATTGTACACACAACCTGAAGACATCGCTTACACTTACGAAAAACTGAAAGCAGTTTCTGATAACTTTACCATTGCAGCAGCTTTCGGAAACGTACACGGAGTTTACAAACCAGGGAACGTAGTTCTTACTCCAAAAATCTTAGATAACTCTCAGAAATTTGTTCAGGAAAAATTCGGAACTGCAGAGAAGCCAATTAATTTCGTATTCCACGGTGGTTCAGGTTCTTCTTTAGAAGAAATCAGAGAAGCTATTGATTACGGGGTAATTAAGATGAATATTGATACCGATCTTCAATTTGCTTACACAGAAGGAATCAGAGATTACATGGTAAACAATGTAGAATATTTGAAAACTCAAATCGGAAACCCTGAAGGAGAAGAAAAGCCTAACAAAAAATACTATGACCCAAGAGTTTGGATCAGAAAAGGTGAAGAAACTTTCTCTAAGAGATTAATTCAGGCATTTGAAGATTTAAATAACGTAAATACTTTAAAATAAAAATTGTATCAGTGTATTAATGTAAAATGTATTCATGATTTGAAAATTTTACATTAATACACTTTACTTTTATACATTAATACATACAAGATGGCATTCGACTGGTTTAAAAGAAAAGCACAAAATATTACCACTTCTACAGATGATAAAAAAGACGTACCAAAAGGTCTTTGGCATCAGACTCCATCAGGAAAAGTAGTGGAACACGACGAACTAAAGAAAAACAATTATGTTTCTCCTGAAGACGATTTTCATGTAAGAATAGGAAGTGCAGAGTTTTTTGACATCCTTTTTGACGAAGGAAAATTCACTGAGCTTGATGCGAATGTGGAAAGTATTGATATTCTTAGCTTTAAAGATACCAAGTCATATACCGACCGTCTGAAAGAAGTAAAAGCAAAAACAAAGCTTACTGATTCTATCAGAAATGCTGTAGGAACCGTAAACGGAACCGAAATGGTAGTTTCTTGTATGGATTTTGCGTTCATCGGAGGATCTTTAGGTTCTGTGATGGGTGAAAAAATCAGAAGAGCAATTGATTACTGTATCGAAAAAAGACTTCCGTACATGATTATTTGTCAGTCTGGAGGAGCAAGAATGCAGGAAGCAACGTATTCTTTGATGCAGTTGGCAAAAGTTCAGGCTAAATTGGCTCAGCTTTCAGAAGCAGGACTTTTATACATCGCTTATCTTTGTGACCCAACTTTCGGTGGAATTACCGCTTCATTTGCAATGACTGCAGACATTATTATGGCCGAACCAAGAGCTTTGATCGGATTTGCCGGACCAAGAGTTATTCGTGAAACCATCGGTAGAGATTTGCCGGAAGGTTTCCAGACCTCAGAATTTTTGCAGGAAAAAGGCTTTGTAGATTTTATTGTAAAAAGAACAGAAATTAAAGAAGTTGTTTCTAAAACAGTAAATCTTTTGGCTGTAAAAGCTTAAAATTTAAACTAAAAAACATATCATCTCTCTCAATTTGGGAGAGATTTTTATTTTTATGAGGACATTTAAAGTCGTTTTAAATACCATCACATCAATGAGTTTAAAGAAAATCTTTAGACTCTTATCTGCTGTTTTACCGCACCCTCTTTTTTCGATTTTAAGTTTTTATGCAACGATAAAAGCCTTTTCTATCGCACAGAAACTTTATCCTAAAACGGCATCCAAAAACGGTGAAGGAAACGCATTCAGACATTCACTTTGGTGTTGCCTGATTATGATGTACTGCAGCAAGGTTTCTTCACCTCAAAAGGCATTAGATTTCTGCAAAAAAATTACAGATCTTCACGAAGAATTATTTCCGAATGAACCTTTGGAAACAAAAATGGATCTCCATAATAATAAAATAGGCATGGATTATTTCATGGAACTTCTTCCGGGAATTCACCGCCAGTTTTTTGAGAAAAGCTTTTTTATTAAAGAATTACAAAAGAAAACAGCCAATGCCAAAATTTTGAAAAGTCTGGATGATGATTTTGAAGGAGAACTGGTTTATCTGGATGAAAAATAACAACTTCTGTTTGTCATTCCATAGGAATCTAGATTCGAATCTTTAAATTATAAACTTAGATTCCTACGGAATGACAAACATTGTGGAAATTTATTTTCATCCTTTTTGTAATCTGAAGAATTTTTAACTAAGTTTAAACAATTAATTTAATCAAATGGTTCTCAGCAGAATTTGGTCGGCTTTCATTATCATCGCCATTACTATTGCAAGTATAAAATACATCTCGTCAAGCCACTACAAAACCATTTTCAATGATATGGTTGTAGGAAAAGGCGGCGATACTGTACAAATTGCTACCCAAAATATAGCTACACTCTCTCCTATCGTAAGAGACAGTCTGATGAAAAAAAATGATTTTGCAGAGAGCAGAATTCATTATAAAACAGATTCTCTGAAACAAAATGTAAGTATTTATCGAGTTCAGGAAGCAGATGGCGTCATTGGAACTTCTGAAACGGCAGTGAAAATATGTCTTGGTTTAATTGGAATCATGACGCTCTTCATGGGATTCATGAGTATCGCCGAAAAAGCTGGTGGAATCAATCTTTTAAGCCGATTAATACAGCCATTTTTCTCAAAATTATTTCCGGAAATCCCAAAGAATCACCCCGCTTTCGGTCATATGTTGATGAACTTTAGCGCCAATCTTTTAGGTTTAGATAATGCCGCAACTCCTTTTGGTCTAAAAGCAATGGAAAGTTTACAGACTTTAAATCCAAATAAAGAGACAGCGAGCAATTCACAAATTATGTTTCTCTGTCTTCACGCAGGCGGAATGACATTAATTCCGGTTTCTATTATTGCAATCAGGGCTTCAATGGGTTCAAAAACACCGACTGATATTTTTCTTCCGTGTATGATTGCAACATTTGCAGCAACTTTAGCG
Coding sequences within it:
- a CDS encoding DUF6973 domain-containing protein gives rise to the protein MRTFKVVLNTITSMSLKKIFRLLSAVLPHPLFSILSFYATIKAFSIAQKLYPKTASKNGEGNAFRHSLWCCLIMMYCSKVSSPQKALDFCKKITDLHEELFPNEPLETKMDLHNNKIGMDYFMELLPGIHRQFFEKSFFIKELQKKTANAKILKSLDDDFEGELVYLDEK
- a CDS encoding nucleoside recognition domain-containing protein, which produces MVLSRIWSAFIIIAITIASIKYISSSHYKTIFNDMVVGKGGDTVQIATQNIATLSPIVRDSLMKKNDFAESRIHYKTDSLKQNVSIYRVQEADGVIGTSETAVKICLGLIGIMTLFMGFMSIAEKAGGINLLSRLIQPFFSKLFPEIPKNHPAFGHMLMNFSANLLGLDNAATPFGLKAMESLQTLNPNKETASNSQIMFLCLHAGGMTLIPVSIIAIRASMGSKTPTDIFLPCMIATFAATLAAMIIVSAYQKINLLKPIVLAYVGGISALIGLLVVYLVQLSKNELDDFSKVLSNGLILFIFIAIVLGAVYKKINVFDAFIEGAKEGFWTCVKIIPYLVGMLIAISLLRTSGVFDVIIDGMKWIANAANLDARFVDGLPTALIKPLSGSGARGMMVDTMATFGADSFQGKLAAVLQGSSDTTFYVIAVYFGAVAVKNTRYTVIAMLLADLVGVITAIGLAYLFFA
- the accD gene encoding acetyl-CoA carboxylase, carboxyltransferase subunit beta — translated: MAFDWFKRKAQNITTSTDDKKDVPKGLWHQTPSGKVVEHDELKKNNYVSPEDDFHVRIGSAEFFDILFDEGKFTELDANVESIDILSFKDTKSYTDRLKEVKAKTKLTDSIRNAVGTVNGTEMVVSCMDFAFIGGSLGSVMGEKIRRAIDYCIEKRLPYMIICQSGGARMQEATYSLMQLAKVQAKLAQLSEAGLLYIAYLCDPTFGGITASFAMTADIIMAEPRALIGFAGPRVIRETIGRDLPEGFQTSEFLQEKGFVDFIVKRTEIKEVVSKTVNLLAVKA
- a CDS encoding NAD kinase — encoded protein: MKAAIYSQKKDLDTFLYLSKFISELESRGVKSVLFDEMAEALQFSKIFETFGNKQDLIDKEVDLFFTFGGDGTIVNSLTFIEDLEIPVVGVNTGRLGFLASFTKEEAFKELDSILKGDVKTSRRSVIEVVSPKSDEFFPYALNDVTVSRKETTSMVTVDSYINDEFLNVFWGDGVIVSTPTGSTAYSLSCGGPIISPNNENFVITPIAPHNLNVRPLVVNDKVEIKFKVESRVPQYSLSLDSRLIHIETDKEIIIKKASFQLLLVQPNNLSFYETIRQKLLWGRDKRN
- the fbaA gene encoding class II fructose-bisphosphate aldolase translates to MSRIFPAGVATGQLVTDIFQYAKENKFALPAVNVIGSSNVNAVMETAAKLNSPVIIQFSNGGAAFNAGKGLSNDAQKSAILGGIAGARHIHTLAEAYGATVILHTDHAAKKLLPWIDGLMDANEEFFKQTGKSLYSSHMLDLSEESLEENLEISAQYFERMAKMQMTLEVEIGVTGGEEDGVDNSSVDNSLLYTQPEDIAYTYEKLKAVSDNFTIAAAFGNVHGVYKPGNVVLTPKILDNSQKFVQEKFGTAEKPINFVFHGGSGSSLEEIREAIDYGVIKMNIDTDLQFAYTEGIRDYMVNNVEYLKTQIGNPEGEEKPNKKYYDPRVWIRKGEETFSKRLIQAFEDLNNVNTLK